The stretch of DNA AGTATCCTTGTTGAGGTCGGACGGCAGGCTTCGTCGAAGGTCGTTGCCTGCTCGATATACACGGTGTACCTTCATCATTTTACCTTCATCTTACATTTTCTGTTACCTTTAACGAGTTCCATTTAGGGGTTCAACTCCTGATGTATGCGTAGCTTCGATATTTTTTGCCAGGATAGCTGTCCCGCGTTTCAAACGAATCACCGCAAATTCTCAATTAAATCCTGCGTATTCCTCAATGAATACTTGCTGTAATTAATTCTGACTACACCTTACTTcacgataattttaattaaactctCGTTTGCCTATCGCTGATACGCTCTCTTGAATATTTACCGTTGCAAGTGGTTGATAAAGAAGACGATAAGCGATAGTACGGTAGCTATTTGCATTTGAAACAGCTACTTATCTGTATGGATAAACGTCAAATTGACGCGGATATTGAAAATCTCTTTTCAACATTTCCGAAGTTTTATCATAGTAAATTAATCAATCGCTAATGTTTTCATAATGTCTCTTATTCTAAAGTTTGCAAAtcgaaacgaaaaaaaaaaaaaaacagctCTGCTCCTTCGAAGCCCAAGAGTGGTCTGACTGGCCTCCGCGCGAAGCAAGCGGCTTTATCAGATACATCTGGCCCATTTACTCTAGGGCTGAAGTAACGCGCCCTGTGATTGGCAGAGTGCGACTGATAAGACAAACGTAGCTATCTAATTGGACTGAAGTGTTTAATGGGTAGGACTGTTGTCAAAATAACGTATCGTAACGGCGTACCACCGTTGCGAATTcgatcaaaattattaaaattctacgTATGAATTTATCGAAAAATGATCTCTACGATCTTGACGAATCTATAGCATTCTCGGCGGCACGAACGAACGAGACGAAGGAATTGTTGAACAGAAAAGGCGAGGAGCGAACGGTCCGGTTTTTGTTAGCAGGGTGCAAGGACAGACGGATTGCTCGAAGGACTGAAAGTCCAGGGAAACGTGATCGTCGTCTTAGCCAGCATTATCTGCGCTCGAAACGCTCGTAAATAAGAATTGCAACAACCAGCATCGAAATACATCAACACATTCTCTCGTTTAAACGGTCAACGAAAGGATTAGAGTAGTCCTGTGTGGAAAGAAAAAAGCACATACTtagaaaagaaacaagaagGTGTTTGAAAGTAAATTAAAGCGTTAAACGATTAGAGGAAATGTTTCGACGATGTAATTTAAGTTCGAAGATCTTAATAAAGAGggatttaaagaaaaatttcgttCGCAGGACGACGGTGGTATCGAATACTTCAATACCATAGTGGTGCAACCACACCTGAAGCTGGTGACCAATCAGGGAAGGGGTTTTCACGTGCGATGTCGATACCAGACTCGAGACAAAGTGGTAACGAACGATCAGACCCACGTGGCCATGTTGCAGTCTCTACCGTTGCAGGTAAgcatgaattttatttaaaattgaaagactGAATCATCAGGCCGGATGTTGGGCTTAAAAAAGGCTGGAAGAATATTCTCAGAGGCGAATAACAAGTAGGTAAAGATTGAACGTGTATTGATAGGCAACAGCACCCATGCCAGGATGCACGATGAAGATCTTCAGCGGAGATCCAACGAGGCATCAAGTGGCGGAAAATGTGAAGATCGGAGACCCTTTGACCTTGGTCATCAGCATCGACAGACAAGAAATGTTCGGTTTGAAGATCTCTGATTGTCTGGTGCGAGATGGTCTAGGATGGGGAGAGCAAAGGCTCATCAATGACGAGGGGTAAGTTTCTCTTAAACCCATAAACGAAAATAACTTTTAATAATGCAAAGAAAAATGCAccgaaaaaggagaaaagaaaaagacaaTTCTGTAGATTGTACAAATAAACTGCTCTCGCATCAGAACGTACGATGAATAATTCAGGGGGCCTGAATTGAGGGTACAAAACGGGTCGGTTCACTGACTTCTTTTCATAAGCAAATCAGCTGATCCGACCAACAGGTTGCACGCACACTTTCCCTCTCGACTCGTTCGTTACTCTAGTACTCAAGTACTCTACGAAATAGTCAAATTTCAGGTTTAATCTAAGATTCTTCTAACCTTTCCTTTAAATGTgcatttaaaattgaaacgataGACTGATCTGTATATTACACCGAATAATTATTGTTCTAGTTGTCCGGTCGACGGAGAGATTATGGGGCAATTCACGTACAACGAAGACAAAACGGAAGCAAAGGTGAACTTTCAGGCACACAAATTCCCTTATACAGCGAGTGTGTATTATCAATGCAACGTTAGACTGTGCATAAAACACGGAGGAGGATGCACCAACACGGTAATTATTATTcgacaataaataataaagtaaacCCCGGTACGAGTGGACAACAAACAACGTTACATAACTGTTTCAACTCCATACGAATAAGAGAGCGGGAACTATCCTTTGAAAGACTTTCAAAACAAGTTATCAATATTCTGTTGTTGCAGCCACCAGCTTGTAATTCGGTAAGCAGACGACGTAGGGATACTACGAACAACAATGTGGCAAAAGGTGTAGAGGGTCTGGATGGAGGAACACCAGCAACAATCGAAGTTTATAGCGGGCTCTATGTGAACGAAGCTTCTGATATAGGTGCAAAGTCAGAGTTCACCGACGATGTCTTCAAAGAAAGGGTGAGTCTTATTTTTACACTTTACATCTTATTATGTATAGCATAAACTAAACTACGGACTACGAAACAGAGTTACCGACGCTCAAAAGAATTTCTTTAAGCCTTCCTCACTATTCTCACCCTTCCTATTTGCATTTCTAGACTATTGACGATCCAAACAGCATCTGTATATCTCAAAGAAGCTTCGCCATTGGCATCGCAATCGCGGGTTTGATCCTCATGTTAGCGGTGGTCGCGGCAATTTTGGTTTTACTTGCTAAAAGACGGCACAAAACCGTGTCGACGACAGGTTCGTCCATCTACAGCGGACCCTACACCAATACCGCCTACAGTCACAGCAGTTAATAAGTTCGCTTATATATTATCACTGCAACGAGAAATTTCAACGACAAACTGTCGCCACGTGATaacgaaaaacaaaaaacaaaaaacgtaTCGGTTCTACGTCAGCCTCGTTACATAGAGGCATAGATAATTTAGGTAAAATACAAACGAGGAGGTATACTACCCTTTTGCTCAACTGCCGATGCTACGTATCGTCTTTTCGAGGAAATAGCTCAGAACCCTTGGGTCCTGACACGTGATCGAACACGATTCGCttcaaaaaatattgacaCACTCTGCTTACTTGCGGAATCATTTGATTTCGAGGAAgaatcatattttttataatacctGAATCTTTAAATACTAGTGTgccaatattttttttttaatttaacatctACTATCTACTCTGCTCTTTTCTTTCAAACATCTTGTATATCGTTGAGATAGGTATATTTCTCATATCTTGCCAATCATCTGGTAAATCATCTGTGTTTCTATTTCTACGTATACAAATTTCTAACACTGCCCTATCGTGAAATTGTTCACTTTAACACGTGTCATGACCTATTATCCAAGTTTAGAGATATCCTAGCGTCTAAAACTCGACAATTTTAAAAACGAATCGACACGAAATCCCTTAGGATTAACtttaatatatacatttatGTTATCGTAtggttattattattattactattattattattctatacATACTGTATACTAGTCCGGTATACGCTGTCCTAGCTAACCTAGCAATCGcactaaaagaaaaaaaaaaaaaaggaaaagaggtAAACTACACGGATACTTGTTGTCCGTAGACAATCATCCCTGGTAATTTAACTTAAATCAGCCGTGCAGAACAACTCAGTCTAGCGTTTAAGGTATGAAATCAACTAGCAAACAGAGGACTGTTTAAGTGAATCAAACGCCTCAGTGAACTTTAAACATTgccctctttttttcttcctcaaTTTCCTCGCAAGTGTTGGCACGTCATAAAGCAACCCTTGgctctatcttttctttcgcCTTTCAAAACGTATCGTTCTCTGACCGATACACCAAGTTTATTTCAACTCGTAGGAATATTAAAGTAAATGATAAAACAAAGATAAGATTCACGTTCGACCGGTTTAGAGTATTAGAAAAAATACAACTTCCTGTCGAATCAATGAAAatacattatatgtacaggATTTACTTCTAACTATTCAATCAAGCAGAAACGAGTTACAGATACAAGATCAACTTCCGTTAATCGGTCAGAGACGCGTCTCTGTACGTTCCTCATGAATAATTATTCTTCTGACGAGCAACAAGAGAGTTGTACGTGTTTCCTACGAGGCAAAAATGCTTCGTGTCGCGTGAGATTAAATCCCGTTGCCGCAGAAACGAGGAAAATGAACTGTACTTTATCGAATTGTACACACCAAAGACTACAGGTGTTTAAAACTACAACGAATACGTTGCGatggaaaataattgaaaatttatcttaATTTCGCTTAATTGGTTTTATCGATCGAGAGTTTAGCGTCAGGACAGCAGTCGGTAACTGATACCTCTGACGGTAAATGCTTAATGTGCATATTTCGTGTCTGCGACAACGCGATCCTCACATAACACGAGTGTGGTAATAAGCGAGCGTATAATTCATAATAACGCTTAAACGTAAActagtttaattaaatcgaGGTGCTGCTCCAATATCGGTATTCTTTTCACGATTACTTTTGCTTTTTTTCGAAAcagaaaattgcaaaaaaaaatcggAAAACGAGAGAGTACTGATATTCCGCGTGGAGAGTTTATAGTTTTTAATCGTGAACAAAAAAGGGGCAGACTAAGGCTCGATACAGACGAGCGATTTTTCGCCGTGTGATATCGCTGCGATCGtatatctttctttctttgttctttgggaaaaaaaagagtaaCAGTATAGCGCGACAAACAGTCGTTCCTCTATATCGGGTCTAAAACGCTGCCAAAACATTCGCGTAACTGGGTCCAACATGGTGGTGGGTACAGTCGTAAAATTTACACATAAAgaggaaatagaaaaaaaaggaagatagACACGCAAACGTAACACTCGTAATACGTTAATTGTTATAAAACAATTTAGAagacgaaaaaaaaatgaattgtaTAAGTTGATTTCGGTTTATAGAAATGTTTGATCCTGACAACAGTTATTTTCTGTGAACTAACGTTCGTTGACCAGTCTAGCTCTACTATAAACATCGTCCCGCACAcctatatttctttttaaatctttATGTTTATCTATACATATTACGAATTTCACGGAAACGTAATTCATAAACAAATTTAGGATGGTTCTGCGTCACGATGTTTTGCCAGTCTCTTATTACATGCAATAATTTCAAACGATCAACAGTTCACAAAATTTCTGCGTCAGATCAAAAATGCCCGACGAATAAATAACCAACGAGCGTTGTCATTTCGTCGTGCTTGTGACACTGGTTCATAGCGACATTGGAGACTAAAATGCTTATACTTatagtacttttttaaaaaataataatacgcGTATTCTTCTTCACGTCCCGCAATGTTTCTCTGGACCCTTGTCCGAAGCGATTTACAACGAATTTATGTACATAACGAAGAACGTAATAAACCTTGTAACCATAAATAAAATGTCGTCTCAATAACCCAAAACAAACTACGTAagtacagtaatgcttcgaaataagcaagtggctcgggaccgaacagttgcttatttcgaagcaggttgctattcggcttgactttgttctcgaaacgggtcgatagagaacgcgagaaacgagtgagagatccgaggtagcggcaaatcataaagtgatcggccgagcagcgatgttattttttgaacaaggatagaaagcattatatacatatattccatccttcttctactaaccgatgtcactgctcagtcgagcgtgaaatttattaccctaaacatcggcttctcgccttcatggacctctcactcatttctcgtacctctcactttgcgggcgacttcaaacaaagaagaggggatagcgagttgcttatttcgaagcagagaccacttgcttatttcgaagcattactgtactACAGAATAACCATTTAAGCTCAAAGTGATTCACGAAATTCAAAGATGCTTTCATCTTTTTACCGCCAGCGCCAtattgaaattagaaaaagtaAATCGACTCACAAATTGTAGCGTGCGTTGTTGGTTGTTAAAAACTGCAAGCTGCTTTGATTTTTTCGATGTCATCAGTTACCCTTGTCATCTCCTTACTCACACACTCCTTGCACACATTACTAACACACAagcattaattaaaaagtagaAAACCCCGAAATTATATAGACAAGTTTACCGTACGAGAGACCGAGTAAGACTGATACGACGCGACGTTAGTGGACAAAGACGACGCGACGCAAACTTCGAGACACAATACTTTTCGTGGCTTATTAATTTCGAAAACAGAATTTTATAACTGATTGTTGGTCAAATTTAACTTTCGTGAATACCATTGATATCGATTTTCGtggatattgttaataataatatgaaatcgGTTTCAAACATGTGACTTAGATCGAATTGTACAAAGTTACACGATTCGCATCGTCATATGTCAAATTATTACGTATCATGTTAAACAACGaatgtaatgaaaaaaaatatatgattttCAGTAACTTTAGCAAACGATAGACTGTAAAACAATCTATTTACCTCATTTTTTATGGACCTCGATTTCCTGTTGCCACTCGAACGCCATTGCACGtaacttttaaattttagttcacaccGCCGCCGCTCGAGGGACAACGCAATAACTCAGGGACGACTATCGTCCCAATTTCGCCCCGgcatttttctgtacatactcagaacaaaaaaaatacaCGTTAGATCATGGAAATAATTCAGAGATCTCGCAAAGTATCAAACGAGAGtgtcttcttttttattgaattatatATAATTCGTTTTTGGAAAATAtgagatatatatatatatactatatatatatatgtatataatataacaagaaatataattagaCTGACATGACTTCTATCAAATTGTCCGACTCTCTATGATGTTGTGCATCTTTGGGTTGGTAGTGTAGCTCTTTGTTTCCACCATACGATTCCTATTTAATTGCAATTCACCTTCTCGGTCACCTTCGCGATCTATACATAAACAAATTCTTcgattttttcttaattttcccCATGGTGTTCCCTTCTTTTTCAACTCGCACACACGCGTCTCCTCAATTACCTTTTTTACTACTCTCTGAGAatcaaaattgatttttttctcGAATACACAAAATGTTCTGTATACGTATATGAAATACGACAAATTTTTCTGCATCAACTTAATATGATAATAAAAGATTCAAT from Osmia bicornis bicornis chromosome 10, iOsmBic2.1, whole genome shotgun sequence encodes:
- the LOC114873477 gene encoding cuticlin-4 isoform X1, which translates into the protein MAVENAFPILFDKSSVLPEMLMMNGPDPRAMDWRGVAFAFLLVTIARHSTTHAAQIPQQSSTSTVAIASTVQIECASESIVVHISTERNTEFHGLVYPRGLSKNSSCLQEYRSQPAPITYNLPLRSCNTMPTELDDGGIEYFNTIVVQPHLKLVTNQGRGFHVRCRYQTRDKVVTNDQTHVAMLQSLPLQATAPMPGCTMKIFSGDPTRHQVAENVKIGDPLTLVISIDRQEMFGLKISDCLVRDGLGWGEQRLINDEGCPVDGEIMGQFTYNEDKTEAKVNFQAHKFPYTASVYYQCNVRLCIKHGGGCTNTPPACNSVSRRRRDTTNNNVAKGVEGLDGGTPATIEVYSGLYVNEASDIGAKSEFTDDVFKERTIDDPNSICISQRSFAIGIAIAGLILMLAVVAAILVLLAKRRHKTVSTTGSSIYSGPYTNTAYSHSS
- the LOC114873477 gene encoding cuticlin-4 isoform X2; this translates as MDWRGVAFAFLLVTIARHSTTHAAQIPQQSSTSTVAIASTVQIECASESIVVHISTERNTEFHGLVYPRGLSKNSSCLQEYRSQPAPITYNLPLRSCNTMPTELDDGGIEYFNTIVVQPHLKLVTNQGRGFHVRCRYQTRDKVVTNDQTHVAMLQSLPLQATAPMPGCTMKIFSGDPTRHQVAENVKIGDPLTLVISIDRQEMFGLKISDCLVRDGLGWGEQRLINDEGCPVDGEIMGQFTYNEDKTEAKVNFQAHKFPYTASVYYQCNVRLCIKHGGGCTNTPPACNSVSRRRRDTTNNNVAKGVEGLDGGTPATIEVYSGLYVNEASDIGAKSEFTDDVFKERTIDDPNSICISQRSFAIGIAIAGLILMLAVVAAILVLLAKRRHKTVSTTGSSIYSGPYTNTAYSHSS